A stretch of DNA from Vibrio sp. ED004:
CTAACACATCAAGCCCTTTAGTTTTCTAAAGGGCTTAATTATATGGTCCGCCTCACTCTCAAGCCCTTAAGCTTAGAGTAGGCTCTCAGAATGAGGTGAACCATATGTCTTCTATTCATATTTTAGGTATCGACCTAGGTAAACACTGCTTCCATGCTATCGCACATAACCGTTGTGGGGTGGAGGTGCTTCGTCGTAAATTTAATCGCAATCAACTCTTAATCTTTCTTAGTAAAATAGAACCAACAACTATTGCTTTCGAAGCTTGTGGCGGTGCTCATTGGCTTGCTCGAAAGTGTGGTGAGCTTGGTCATCAACCCCGACTTATTCCTCCTCAGTATGTAAAGCCTTATGTCAAAGGCAATAAAAACGATTTCATCGATGCTTCAGCGATCGCAGAGGCTGCGAGTCGACCGACCATGAGATTTGTGGCTGTAAAAGTGAAGAGGCTCAAGTCATCGCAGCGATTCATCGAGTCAGAGATAGTTATATCAAGGAGAGAACCGCCACTATGTCGCGGATCGGCGCGATCTTACTTGAGTTTGGCCTTAGCTTTCCCAAAGGGCATGCAAAGATGAAGTCTCTGTTTCAATGGTTAGCAGAACAAACAGTATCACTACCAAAAAGCTTGCTATGTGAATTGATATCTATCCATGAACACTACAAGTACCTCAATGAACAAATCAAAACCCAAGATATCAAGCTTCAAACTATTGTTGATAATAACGAAAGTGCTCAATTATTAAAACTATCCCTGGAATTGGCGATCTTACTCTCCACATTGTGTATTGCTGATGTAAGCTCTCCGAGTAACTTCACCAATGGCCGCGAGATGGCGGCTTGGTTGGGACTTGTACCAAGGCAATTCTCAACGGGAGGAAATACCAAGCTACTTGGTATGAGTAAACGAGGAAATAAGCACCTCAGAACTCTGTTTATCCATGGCGCAAGAGCTGTACTCTCTAGGCTAGAGACGACAGGGAAAGTGTTTGGAGAGTGGCTTGTGAACCTACGAGCCACCAAACCATTTAATGTAGTGGTAGTTGCATTAGCCAACAAGCTAGTGAGGATAGCTTGGGCGGTGTTATACCACCGCCAAGCTTTTAAGGCTGTTTAGCTATAACCAAGTTTGCAACGCCAATGAACGTGATGACAAAAACGGTCAATCGGCCAGATTAAGAACCTGACACAAAAAATAGCAATCAATGCTTTGGGCTTTTTAAGGATAACCTGGCGCGGATATCATCGTGGAGCTGGGAAGCTAGTGCTCCCAACAAGGACTCCGAATACATTAGCGCAAACCAACTCCGTTATTACTTAATTGTAGTTGCAATAACGGGGCGGACCATACATTTTTGTCGATGAGTTTTAGCGACAAAATAGAGGAGCTCTGGTTAGATTGCACTTATGTAAATTACAGTAAATGATAATTATTAGTATTGAGTGTTTTCTGGTTCAGGATTATGATGTCGGAATCAAAATCTAAGAGAGCCTTATATGAGCAAGCCTAGCCCTATCACATTAACCGTTACTCAAACCTCAACCATTACTCCAAACATGCAGCGTATAACGTTGAGCGGTGAGGGATTAAGTAAATACCCAACAGAATGTGCCGGCGGCTACATCAAGCTTTTATTCTCGCCACTAGGCACCACAGATTTGAGCCAATTGAATGAAGGTGAGCGCCCAACCATGCGCACCTACACCATTCGTCAGTACAACCCTGTTGAGCAATTCATCGAAGTCGATTTCGTTCGCCACATCACTAAAGATTTGCAATGTGGTTTTGCCGCAAGATGGGCAATGAGCGCGCAAGTGGGTGATACTATTTCAGTGGCAGGCCCAGGTTTGATTCAAGGGCTGAACCTTGAGTCGGATTGGTTCTTCTTAGTCGCAGACATGACTTCACTCCCTGCCCTTTCTGCAAAGGTAAAAACACTTCCAGAGCACGCGACAGGTCACGCTGTAGTTCAAATCAATTCAGCAGCAGACAAGCAAGCACTTGAAGCACCTGAAGGCATCAAAATCACTTGGTTGATTGAAGATGAAACTGAAGAAACACTATCACAAACCGTTCGCAGCATTAAATGGTTAGACGGTCAGGTTTCAGTATGGACAGCGTGTGAATTTGAAAGCATGCGTGAGCTAAGACAGTACTTCCGCAACGAAAAAGAAGTCGCAAAAGAGAACATCTACATCAGTAGCTACTGGAAACGTGGCGTCACTGAAGATGGCCACAAAGTTCTGAAACAACAAGATGCTTAAGCTTTAGCGAGCTAAAGAGCCTTGCTACACAAGCACCTAAGCTAAAGTATTAAAGACAAATAGAAAACGCCCTTAACGAAATTCGTATCGCTAAAGGCGTTTTTTCATCTAACTCAAGAGATATACCTCTGCACAAATCTCCAATCGCTCTGGTGATCTTTTAAGTCAGTGAGATAACTAAACCGGCAATGATAAAAACGACGCCTATACCGCGAGTCATGTGCCACTTTTCCTTTAAAAAGTAGATCCCCATCACTACGCCGAAAATGATACTTACTTGCCTAAGCGCTACAACCAGGCTGACGTTCTCTGTCATGGTCATTGCAAATAACACCAAGCCATAAGTCGATGCCATCATAATACCTGCAACCGTGGCTTTCTTACGCAGTATCCATGCGTTGGTAAACTCGACTCTTTGATTACTCACCAACAACCAAATACTCAGCGGAATCACGATCGCCCAAAACTGAATACCTAGGTAGAAAATCGCCGTGTGTTTATTAGTAATAGTAGGCGTGCTTAACGGCTCCAATAACAAAAGCGCTTCTTTATCAATAATGGAGTAACCCGTGGTGCCAATAGCGGCGATGAGGGCCCACAATACGCCAAGGTTCAGGTAGGCCTTGAGCCTCAGCTCAGAGAACTGTTTCAATGGAACAAACAAACAGCCTAATGTGATCAGTGCAAAACCAACCCATTGATTCAATGACAACTCATAGCCAATCAATACGGTTCCCAAACCAACCATCAGCACTGGTAGCGCTCGTGCCATCGGGTAGATAACACCAATATCAGCCTGTTTATAGGCGATACCTAAGCCGATTAAATAGATGATTTGGCAAATGCCACTCAAGAAGAGCAACTGCCAGAATGGAATTGTGATGTTTGCAAAGCCGACGCTGTAGACATACCAAATCAAATAAGGGGTCAGAATCGCTGCAGCGGCAAAGCCAGACGCCAAGAAGAAAGATGAGCCAGAGCCTTGATTTGATTTACCTAGAACATTCCAACCCGCATGCAGCAGAGCCGAAATAATCACGATGATGATGGCAGAGAATTCCATTTCATTCCTAACTTATTGACTGATAAAAGCAGTCGCTGAAAACAGGGGATAAAAAAGGCCTCCAGATAAGAGACCTTTGATCATTCCAGCTGGGCAAATCCCCAAAGTAAAATGTGCCAGCGTTCTAATGTACGACTAACGCTCTAACTGCGCTATCGACTCGATACTGATCGCGTCATGACGCCAATACTCAATATCGCAGTCAATCAAATCGCCGTTTTGATTGTAGTTAACTCGCTCAACCACCATTGCAGGAGAGCCAGAAGTTGCACGCAGTGCTTGCGCGGTTTCACCCAGCAAAGACGTTGTACTCACACGGTAACGAATCTTCTGATACACCACGCCAAAGTGCTCACGGTAGATGTCCGTTAGCGATTTAGACAGGTCATAATCGAGCAAGTTAGGAAACAGTTCTGGTCGAATGTAGTTCGTCACATACACGACCGGTCTATCTTCAAGGTAGCGAACTCTATCAACTCGATAAACATCGGAGAACGGTTGCAACTCAAGAAGCTTAGTCGCCTCTTTGGTTGCCAACATCCCTTTCGCTGCCACTAACTCTGTTTTAGGCTTTCGATTCTGCGCCAGAGCCATATTAGTGAAGTTCAGTGTTTGTGTTGGGTCGTAACGCAGTGGAGCTGGAGATATAAACCAACCACGGCGATCTTCTCGATAAATACGCCCTTCCGCTTCGAGCGAAGATAAAGCTTCACGTAACGTAACTCGTGTCGTATCAAACGATTCAGCCAACTTACGTTCTGCAGGCAGCTTCTGTCGTGGCGTTAACATCCCCGACTCTATCTGATCTACGATGACATCTTTGATTTTTACGTACTGCA
This window harbors:
- the phnR gene encoding phosphonate utilization transcriptional regulator PhnR; its protein translation is MQYVKIKDVIVDQIESGMLTPRQKLPAERKLAESFDTTRVTLREALSSLEAEGRIYREDRRGWFISPAPLRYDPTQTLNFTNMALAQNRKPKTELVAAKGMLATKEATKLLELQPFSDVYRVDRVRYLEDRPVVYVTNYIRPELFPNLLDYDLSKSLTDIYREHFGVVYQKIRYRVSTTSLLGETAQALRATSGSPAMVVERVNYNQNGDLIDCDIEYWRHDAISIESIAQLER
- a CDS encoding multidrug transporter, yielding MEFSAIIIVIISALLHAGWNVLGKSNQGSGSSFFLASGFAAAAILTPYLIWYVYSVGFANITIPFWQLLFLSGICQIIYLIGLGIAYKQADIGVIYPMARALPVLMVGLGTVLIGYELSLNQWVGFALITLGCLFVPLKQFSELRLKAYLNLGVLWALIAAIGTTGYSIIDKEALLLLEPLSTPTITNKHTAIFYLGIQFWAIVIPLSIWLLVSNQRVEFTNAWILRKKATVAGIMMASTYGLVLFAMTMTENVSLVVALRQVSIIFGVVMGIYFLKEKWHMTRGIGVVFIIAGLVISLT
- a CDS encoding siderophore-interacting protein — translated: MSKPSPITLTVTQTSTITPNMQRITLSGEGLSKYPTECAGGYIKLLFSPLGTTDLSQLNEGERPTMRTYTIRQYNPVEQFIEVDFVRHITKDLQCGFAARWAMSAQVGDTISVAGPGLIQGLNLESDWFFLVADMTSLPALSAKVKTLPEHATGHAVVQINSAADKQALEAPEGIKITWLIEDETEETLSQTVRSIKWLDGQVSVWTACEFESMRELRQYFRNEKEVAKENIYISSYWKRGVTEDGHKVLKQQDA